The region ACAACGCCGTCAGCGCCGACACCGCGCTGGCCCGCCTGGGGGAGGTGCTCGTCCCCGGCGGCCACCTGCTCTTCATCGAGACCACCCTCGAACGCGACCCGGCCCTGCTGGTCTCCATGGAGTTCATGGAGGGCTTGGGCGGCGGCCACCGCGACGCCCGCACCGACGACGACCGGACCTTCCTGGACCGCGCCCAGTGGGCGGACACGCTGGAGCGCGCCGGGGCGGCGGCCCCGCTCGTGCTGCCCGACGCCGCCGACCCGCTCTCCGGGACCGGGCAGACCCTGTACCTCACCCGGCTCAAGACGGACCGGCTCCCGGTCGGCCCGGACGGGCTGACCCGCCACACCGCCGCCCGCCTGCCGGACTACATGGTGCCCGCCCGGTGGCGGGTCCTGGACTCGCTGCCGCTGACCGGCAACGGCAAGGTCGACCGCGCCGCCCTGGCCCGCGACCTGCCCCGGGAGGAGGGCGCGGCGACGGTGGAGACTCGGTCCGCCGAACCCGCCGACGACCTGGAGCGCGCCCTGGCCGCACTGTGGGCCGAACTCCTGGAGCGCCCCCGGGTGGGCCGCACCGACGACTTCTTCGACCTGGGCGGCGACTCCCTGCTGGTCGCCCGCATGGTGGGACGCCTGGGCGAGGCCCTGCCCGGCACCGGGGAGGACATCGAGTGGGAGGTCGTGCTGCGCCACATGCTGCGCACGCCGACCGTCGCGGGCCTGGCCTCCTACCTGCGCGACCTCTCCGGGCAGAGGGACGCCGCCACCGCGGGCACCGCCGACCCGTACGTGCCCCTCAACGGCCCGGGCGGCGGTACGGTCACCGCGCTCGTCCACGCCGGGACGGGCACCATCATCCCCTACCGGGCCCTCATCACAGAGATCCGCCGCCGTGCCGCCGGGCGGGGCACGCTGGTCGGCCTGGAACTGCCCGACGTGCCCGCCTTCCTGGCGGCCGACCCGGCAGAGGTCATCGAGAAGTGGGCCGCCGACTACGCCCGGGCGCTGCTGGAGCGCGGCGGCGACCGCTTCCACGTCGTGGGCTACTGCCTGGGCGGGCTCATCGCCACCGAGGTCGCCCGCACCCTCACCGAGGCCGGGGCCGAGGTCGCCTCGCTCACCGCGATCAGCACGCACCGCCCGCCGTTCCGGCTCGACGACGAGCTCATCTCCGAGTACGCCTTCGCCGTCATGATGGGCATCGACCCGGTCTCCGTGGGGTTCCCCGCCGACGAGGACCGGGTGTCGGCCGCCTCCGACCTGCTGCTGGAGGCCACCCCCGGGCTGCTCCCCGACGGGGCCATCGGCCGGCTGGAGGGGGAGTACGCCGACGTCGCCGCGTGCTTCCGCGCCCTGGCCGAGGTGCCCCGCGAGGTCCGCGTGGCGCGCATGTGCGCGGCCGTGCCGCCCTCGGCGGGCACCTACGAACCCGAGGCGCTGGACGAGATGTTCCGCGTCTTCCGCCAGAGCGTGTTCTCCATCTCGCGCTACGAGCCGCAGCCCTACGCGGGCGACGTCACCTTCGTCCGGCACGGCGGCGCCTACCCCTTCCCCGGTAACAAGGAGAGCGTCACCGCCTACTGGGAGCGGCTGGTCCTGGGCGACCTGTCGATCGTGGACGTCCCCGGCGACCACTTCGGCATGCTGTCGGTGCCCTACGCGCCCGGCATCCTCAAGCACCTGGACGCGATCACCGGCGGGGACGTGATCCGGTGACGGAGGAGTCCCTGATCGGGGTGGTGGGGGCCTCGGGCGCCGTCGGCGCCCCCGCCGCCCGGTTCCTGCGCGCCCTGGGGCACACCCGCCTGCGGCTGGGCGGGCGCCGCCCCGGGCCGCTCGACGCCCTGGCCGGCGAACTGGGCAGGGGGGCCGAGGCCGTCCCCGTCGACGTGCACGACCCCTCCTCCCTCGCGGGGTTCTGCGAGGGGTGCGCCGTGGTGCTCAACTGCGCGGGCCCCTCCTACGCCCTGGTCGACAGGGTCGCGCTCGCGGCCCTGGCCGCCGGAGCGGACTACGTGGACGTCACCGGCGACGAGCCCGTGGTCGCCTCCCTGACCGGGAACCCCCTGCTGGAGGGGCGCACGGCCGTGGTGTCGGCGGGCCTGCTGCCGGGCCTGTCGGCCCTGCTGCCCCGCCTGGCGGCGGCCCGGCACGGGCTGACCCGGCTGCGGGCCCACGCGGGGGGCCTGGAGCGGTGCACCGAGGCCGCCGCGGGCGACCTGCTGCTGTCGCTGCCCGGAGCGGCGGACCCCGCCGCCGTGTTCGGGACGCCGCTGGCGGCCTGGCGCGGCGGGGAGGTCGTGCCCCGCGCCCTGCGCGCCGCCGACGGCGTGCGGGCCCCGCACTTCCCCCTCCCCGGGTTCGTGCAGCCGTTCCTCACCGAGGAGGTGCGCAGGCTCGCCCGCGACCTGGGGCTGCGCGAGGCGGAGTGGTCCAACGTCCACCTCGGCGGGCGCACACGCGCCCTGCTGTCGGCGTTCGCCGGGCGCCCGCCCGCCGACCCGGCCGCGGCCGCGGCCGGCCTGCGCCGGGCCGCGGACCTGGACCTGGCCGGGCGCGAACCGTTCCACCTCCTCGTCCTGGAGCTGAGCGACGGCCGGGGCCGGGACACCACCCTCGTGCTGCGCACCGCGGACGGCTACCGCACCACCGGGCACGTCGGCGCCTGGACGGCGCTGGAGGTCCTGGAGGGGCGGGTGCCCCGCGGGGTCCACCACGCGGCCGACGTGCTGGACCCCGAGCCCGCGGTCGCGGCGCTCTTCGCCGACCCGCGGACCGGGACCCTCCGGGAGTACGAGGGCGCGCCCGGCCCCGGCGGCGCCGCCGTCGAGGAGGGCGCACTGTGAACGGCGGGCCGCTGCGCACCGTCGTCTGCGGGACGGGGTTCGGGCGCTTCTACCTGGAGGCCCTGCGCCTGCTCCCGGAGGACTTCGCCCCGGTCGGGATCCTGGCCAGGGGCGGGGACTTCTCCCGGGCCTACGCCCGCGAGCAGGGGCTGCCCCTGTACACCTC is a window of Nocardiopsis changdeensis DNA encoding:
- a CDS encoding saccharopine dehydrogenase NADP-binding domain-containing protein translates to MTEESLIGVVGASGAVGAPAARFLRALGHTRLRLGGRRPGPLDALAGELGRGAEAVPVDVHDPSSLAGFCEGCAVVLNCAGPSYALVDRVALAALAAGADYVDVTGDEPVVASLTGNPLLEGRTAVVSAGLLPGLSALLPRLAAARHGLTRLRAHAGGLERCTEAAAGDLLLSLPGAADPAAVFGTPLAAWRGGEVVPRALRAADGVRAPHFPLPGFVQPFLTEEVRRLARDLGLREAEWSNVHLGGRTRALLSAFAGRPPADPAAAAAGLRRAADLDLAGREPFHLLVLELSDGRGRDTTLVLRTADGYRTTGHVGAWTALEVLEGRVPRGVHHAADVLDPEPAVAALFADPRTGTLREYEGAPGPGGAAVEEGAL